From a single Sorghum bicolor cultivar BTx623 chromosome 5, Sorghum_bicolor_NCBIv3, whole genome shotgun sequence genomic region:
- the LOC8079722 gene encoding LRR receptor-like serine/threonine-protein kinase FLS2 produces the protein MAAVKFLLLQGPAIIWLFLILHMQSISSLQAKRSNGKCIASERDVLLSLKASLSDPRGQLSSWHGEGCCQWKGVQCSNRTSHVVKLDLHGETCCSDYALGGEMSSSLVGLQHLEHLDLSCNNFSSTSIPKFIGSLRSLEYLNLSYAAFGGRIPPQLGNLSKLVYLDINSACWGYHHSLYSDSLSWVSRLSSLKYLGMTWMNLSAAVDWIHAVSSLPSLEVVHLSGSDLRNTIASLSHSNLTTLKVLDIGYNSFHTTMSPNWFWHIKTLTCLDLTSSGFQGPIPYEMGNMTSLEQLYIGFNNITSTLPPNLKNLCNLNILDLPSNNITGGVGDLIERLPKCSWEKLYWLDFSRNKIGGNLPNWLEPLNNLSCFNFYGNAITGPVPLWLGRFNNLTILNLGSNRLVGEIYEDHLEGLANLQVLQMSDNSLSMVVSSTWIPSFKLKVLSFKSCKLGPVFPAWIRWQRRIDVLDISNATIAGNIPDWLWVVVSASTFLDMSNNLLNGTLPTNLDEMMPAANMIDLSSNRFTGSVPRFPSNIEYLDLSRNNLSGTLPDFGGLMSSVDTIALYNNSISGSIPSSLCLVQFLYILDLSGNMISGEVPICIQDFGPFRYMAALNLNTNNLSGVFPPVLRMSQGLVFLDLAYNRFSGNLPKWLPDKLSSLALLRLRSNYFSGNIPVQLAKIQGLQYIDLASNNLSGQIPESIVHLNAMAQSFGYSHLLDGLEGFGMGETYPVTGDYDDPYSAMIFFTETISVLTKGQQLEFSQQIKYMVNIDLSCNNLSGEIPQGITALVALRSLNLSWNHLSMRIPNNIGGLRALESLDLSHNELSGEIPSSISALTSLSSLNLSYNNLSGRVPTGNQLQTLAADDPASMYVGNIGLCGPPLLKVCPGNGKNYSLVEHEQHPDNGVMNSIYLSMICGLIFGLWVVFCIMLLHKGLRYSYFLFIDYLCHKVCVHMIVTWNSLVRR, from the coding sequence ATGGCTGCGGTCAAGTTCCTGCTTCTCCAAGGACCAGCCATAATCTGGCTGTTTCTGATCCTTCACATGCAATCCATTTCCTCCCTTCAAGCTAAGAGATCGAATGGAAAATGTATCGCAAGTGAGAGGGATGTGCTGCTCTCACTGAAAGCCAGCTTATCAGACCCCAGGGGCCAACTCTCATCATGGCATGGTGAAGGCTGCTGCCAGTGGAAAGGTGTTCAGTGCAGTAACAGAACCAGCCATGTTGTCAAACTCGATCTCCATGGTGAAACCTGTTGTTCTGACTACGCACTGGGAGGTGAGATGAGCTCCTCTTTAGTAGGATTACAACATCTGGAGCATTTAGACTTGAGCTGCAACAACTTCAGTAGCACAAGCATCCCAAAGTTTATTGGCTCCCTTAGAAGTCTAGAATATCTTAACCTTTCCTATGCGGCATTTGGAGGGAGAATACCTCCACAACTTGGTAACTTATCCAAGCTTGTCTACCTTGATATCAATTCAGCTTGCTGGGGCTATCACCACTCTCTGTACTCTGACAGCCTTTCGTGGGTGTCACGTCTTTCATCATTGAAGTACCTTGGCATGACTTGGATGAATCTTAGCGCTGCAGTAGACTGGATTCATGCAGTTAGCAGCCTTCCTTCACTGGAAGTTGTTCATCTCAGCGGCAGCGATCTAAGAAACACAATTGCCAGTCTCAGTCATTCTAATCTAACCACGCTTAAGGTGTTGGACATTGGATACAACTCTTTCCACACGACGATGTCTCCTAATTGGTTTTGGCATATAAAGACGTTGACTTGTCTTGACCTCACATCTTCTGGCTTCCAAGGCCCAATTCCTTATGAGATGGGAAATATGACGTCACTTGAGCAACTTTATATAGGTTTCAACAATATTACAAGTACTCTACCACCAAATTTGAAGAATCTATGTAACTTGAACATTTTAGATCTTCCATCGAATAATATTACTGGGGGTGTAGGTGATCTGATAGAGAGGTTGCCTAAATGTTCATGGGAGAAGCTGTACTGGTTGGATTTTTCTCGTAACAAAATTGGTGGGAACCTGCCAAATTGGTTAGAGCCTCTAAATAATCTGAGTTGCTTCAATTTTTATGGTAATGCTATCACGGGCCCTGTGCCATTGTGGCTAGGTCGGTTTAACAATTTAACTATATTAAATCTTGGTTCTAACCGCCTGGTTGGTGAAATATATGAAGACCACCTGGAAGGATTGGCAAATTTACAAGTATTACAAATGTCTGATAACTCTCTTTCCATGGTGGTGAGCTCAACTTGGATTCCTTCATTCAAATTAAAGGTGCTCAGTTTCAAGTCTTGCAAGCTGGGACCTGTGTTCCCAGCATGGATtagatggcaaaggagaatcgATGTTCTTGacatttcaaatgcaaccatagCTGGCAATATACCCGATTGGTTATGGGTCGTTGTTTCAGCATCTACCTTTTTGGACATGTCAAATAATCTACTAAATGGCACACTACCAACAAATCTTGATGAAATGATGCCAGCAGCAAACATGATTGACCTTAGTAGTAACAGATTTACAGGTTCGGTTCCACGTTTTCCAAGTAACATAGAGTATCTTGACCTCTCAAGAAACAATTTATCAGGGACACTACCAGACTTCGGAGGCCTGATGAGTTCAGTAGACACAATTGCTCTTTACAACAATTCAATCTCTGGCAGCATACCATCTTCATTGTGCCTGGTGCAATTCTTGTACATATTAGACCTGTCAGGAAACATGATATCAGGAGAGGTTCCCATTTGCATCCAAGACTTTGGCCCTTTCAGGTATATGGCTGCACTTAATTTAAATACCAATAATCTTTCAGGAGTTTTTCCGCCAGTTCTTCGGATGTCACAAGGTTTAGTTTTCCTTGATCTTGCATATAATCGATTCTCTGGAAATTTGCCAAAATGGTTACCAGATAAGTTGTCATCCTTAGCATTGCTACGATTGCGGTCAAATTATTTTTCTGGCAATATTCCTGTTCAGCTTGCAAAGATTCAAGGACTTCAATATATAGACCTTGCATCTAACAACCTTTCTGGTCAAATACCTGAATCTATAGTGCACTTGAATGCAATGGCCCAATCTTTCGGATATAGTCATTTGCTTGATGGACTCGAAGGATTTGGAATGGGCGAGACATACCCTGTGACGGGTGATTACGATGATCCTTATAGTGCTATGATTTTCTTTACAGAGACCATATCAGTGCTAACAAAAGGGCAACAGCTAGAATTTTCTCAACAAATCAAGTACATGGTAAATATTGATTTATCATGTAACAATTTGAGTGGAGAAATTCCTCAAGGGATTACTGCTTTGGTTGCTTTGAGAAGCTTGAATCTATCTTGGAATCATTTGAGCATGAGAATTCCCAATAATATTGGTGGTCTTAGGGCATTGGAGTCCCTCGACTTGTCACACAATGAGCTATCTGGAGAGATCCCTTCAAGCATATCAGCTCTAACTTCTTTGAGCAGCCTCAACCTCTCTTATAACAATCTAAGTGGAAGAGTACCAACAGGAAATCAACTTCAGACGTTGGCAGCTGATGACCCAGCATCAATGTATGTTGGAAACATCGGTCTATGTGGGCCTCCACTCTTAAAGGTTTGCCCTGGAAATGGGAAAAATTATTCTCTAGTTGAGCATGAGCAACATCCGGACAATGGGGTGATGAACTCCATCTACCTGAGCATGATTTGTGGCTTAATCTTTGGTCTCTGGGTGGTCTTCTGCATTATGTTGCtgcataagggactaaggtactCATATTTCCTCTTCATCGATTACTTGTGCCACAAGGTGTGCGTGCATATGATTGTGACATGGAACTCCTTGGTGAGAAGGTAA
- the LOC110435692 gene encoding putative protein TPRXL: MPTGDGETLAAGTPSPVPPPPPPTTTTTPTATTASSSPASTHRHRRHRTFSSSSSSSSSSSLSTVSSAASSPSPSPPGRGTSSSTTSVPFSWEHHPGIPKTTRLIPAGTPSSSAPTPLPLPPPLRAPMTSSSRQPRHHHHHTRRRRASGKQRPTADPFAAALAECTRERGGAGAGSDDASLMDALFPARAPPPTSSSSAPTTSRRWSSITSVGGVVGLLDLYGCKSAMGMGGVVAEGAFLVRRPVAVVRAGPGRAGRR; this comes from the coding sequence ATGCCGACCGGCGACGGCGAGACGCTAGCGGCAGGGACTCCATCAccagtgccgccgccgccgccgccgacgacgacgacgacaccgaCGGCGACGACAGCCTCTTCCTCCCCAGCGTCGACCCACCGCCACCGACGCCACCGCACCTTctcgtcgtcctcgtcgtcctcgtcctcgtcgtccCTCTCCACGGTGTCCTCGGCGGCATCCTCGCCGTCGCCCTCCCCGCCCGGCCgcggcaccagcagcagcaccacCTCCGTGCCTTTCTCCTGGGAGCACCACCCGGGCATCCCCAAGACGACGCGCCTTATCCCCGCCGGCACGCCCTCCTCCTCCGCGCCCACACCGCTGCCGCTCCCGCCGCCGCTGCGGGCGCcgatgacgtcgtcgtcaaggcagccgcgccaccaccaccaccacacccggcgccggcgcgcCAGCGGCAAGCAGCGGCCGACGGCGGACCCCTTCGCCGCGGCGCTCGCGGAGTGCACCCGGgagcgcggcggcgccggcgcgggaTCGGACGACGCCAGCCTCATGGACGCGCTCTTCCCTGCgcgggcgccgccgccgacgtcgtcgTCTTCCGCGCCGACGACTAGCCGGCGGTGGTCGTCCATCACGTCCGTCGGCGGGGTCGTCGGGCTCCTGGACCTGTACGGGTGCAAGAGCGCCATGGGCATGGGCGGCGTCGTCGCGGAGGGCGCCTTCTTGGTGCGCCGCCCGGTGGCGGTGGTCCGCGCGGgcccgggccgggccgggcgcAGATGA